A single region of the Triticum dicoccoides isolate Atlit2015 ecotype Zavitan chromosome 2B, WEW_v2.0, whole genome shotgun sequence genome encodes:
- the LOC119368957 gene encoding cysteine proteinase inhibitor 8-like, producing the protein MATCSHLLLALVVVAAAVDSTAAFDQDHTPFKPIPDLSVPRIQELGRWAVQQHNDQTGDRLTFTRVNGGQFQIVAPALNYLLAIDTTNVDGTASTHSALIFVQYWTNTQRLDSFN; encoded by the coding sequence ATGGCGACCTGCAGCCATCTGCTCCTGGCGCTCGTCGTCGTTGCCGCCGCCGTTGATTCCACCGCGGCGTTCGATCAGGATCACACGCCGTTCAAGCCGATCCCGGACCTCTCCGTCCcgcgcatccaggagctcggccgaTGGGCCGTGCAGCAGCACAATGATCAGACGGGCGACCGCCTGACGTTCACCAGAGTGAACGGCGGGCAGTTCCAGATTGTTGCGCCGGCGCTCAACTACCTGCTTGCCATTGACACGACGAACGTCGACGGCACGGCCAGCACGCACTCCGCCCTGATCTTCGTGCAGTACTGGACCAACACGCAACGGCTCGACTCTTTCAACTGA